The DNA sequence AACTGACCAAGTAaagcatccccaaccgttttgcataattggtttggcaaatgagggagtttgccaagtctcaaaaaaatatggcaaaggtgaaaagaggcaatctccaatggtttggcattaaccacttcgcgccaatttcccaatgccaagtgtgaacaggtttggcatatatgccaatccttcctctctttttgccaagttaacaaaattgcaaagtctaaatgccaaaccgttggataagtgtttttaagacttttttgcaaatacatgaatgcaaagcttatttgcaaaacggttggctgCTTGTTTTACTGCTCGTCACAGGCACGCGCTACTTTATGCAAAATCTCACAAGATAACAAATGTTCTCAAGTCCCAACCTTTCTTTTCGAGCACGTTTTTATTTTTCCAACCGCAGACCAATCTATTCTTTCGCCTGTTTTCAATCTCTCTTATGCTATGTATATATGCATTATTTAATAGAAAGAATATGTGCCTACCTGATATATTTAATTTTCTATCTATGTACAAAGTGAGCACATACTCAGCAGCATTTACAAATGGACGGCTGCCAAATTTTCCAAAACAAACAAAGCCAGCATCAGACCGCCGACCAGGCTGTCGTCGTCCTTCCCGTCTATGCCTATTGATTGCTACCGAATAGCATCAACCAAATCTAACCACGTAGCATGACAACCAATCAAATTGGTCCTTTCACCACCTAAAGCTGCTGCTAGCTTGAAGCAACACCACAGTGTCAGGTGCTTTATGCTGGACCAACATCCAACTGAATTATCAGGGGAAGAAACAAACGGCATTCGACAGAGAGGGCTGCCATCCAAGATACTATCAAAAGCATGTGACTATTACATCTATAGAGTAAAATGCACCAAAGGTCCATTAAATTTTGCAGGGTGTCACCTAGGTCCATCAACTCTCAAAGTGCATTttttcaacaacaacaaaaaaaaaactctcaaagtgcatttcttttttttgacgCAAACGGCAGGGAAGTTCCCTACCTATATTTCTAGGTCCATTAACTTTTGCAGGGGTGTCACCTAGGTCCATCAACTATCAAAGTGCATTTCTAGGTCCATTAACTTTTGCAGATGTGTCACCTAGGTCCATCAACTCTCAAAGTGCATTTCTAGGTCCATAAACTTTTGAAGTGATTCACCAGGCATCCATACACCTTAATTTTACTCTATATCTTATCATCTATGTATATAGCATAGAATCTCTGACAATCAAATTTCTCATCATGCCCGAACACGTAACATTGCACTCAAGCTAAACTGGGATGCAATATACACACGACTGCAAGTGTAAACCTAGATGACAGGACTTGTAAGTTGAAAATTGCTACTGacagtcaaaaaaaaaatgctaccAAAAGCACCTATGGCTCAGAAGATGCCACGGTTGTATCAGTACTGCTAGGAATGGTTGTATCAATGCTGCTAGGCATCAAGACATTGAAGCCATCAATTGCCGTTGATATGATCATCGAGGGTATCTGTGGATGCCAGTGCAGTTCTTTCAAATCTCTCTGGCCCTGCTCATACAAACAGATGTCATAAGTTCGCCTTCTCTCATGTAACcattaaaaaaaagaataagACAAATCATATGCCCACAAAAGATGGGAGCCAAAAGCAAGTAGCGTCCAATGCCATCATAATAAAATGAGGATAATTTAATTGTACTACCTGATGAACGAATAGAAGTTGTGGGGGCAAATCTTCTGGTGCATTTGCCTGCTCTTTCATCTTTGCTCTGAACTCAGCCTCCTCTTCTGCATCTCTTTCCAATGAAAGGTCCCAAATTCTAAAACCCAAACAATTCAGGAGATGTGTCAGCAAATACCAGGCAAAAATAATCAAGTAATCTAGTGCATCTAAAACATGAATGACAAGGAAAAGGATGGAAAGTTACGTTAGTTGATGATCTTCAGAAGTTACAGCTAATGATGAAGCTTCATGTGGACTCCACTCGATTGATGTAATTGCTTTCTTGTGGTACTCAAAATGCGCAACCAACGAGTCCTCCTATCAGTACGATACAGGGGACAGGAGAAAAAGATTGACAACTATTAAGCAATACTTGAAAAGGTACGAAACCAAAATTACTATCAGCAGAAGATAAATTGGGCAATATGGTATAACCATGGTAGTTAGTCAGCTGCACCAATTTGCACACTGTGACATACACATACTAGCAGTAATAGAACATATTTAGTGTAGGATACCTAACTTAAAGAAAAACTCGCGGCAAAAGCATAGCTCATCAATTTTTCTTTATACATGAGTCACTTTTGAAAACTTTCTAATATCTTCAGAACACCAAGTCGTGTGTAATTTTGTTACCGCATATTACACAGAGGCAAACAGAAGCCCAACTTAAAACAAAAtagaaacaaaaagaaaataacATTGAGTTGGTTACATCTGAGATTCACAAGCACAAAAGGTTGTGGCTTATCAAGAAGAAAAATACCTGAATAAATCTAAGATCACGAACTGAGAAACTGCCATCATCACACCCTGAGGCTATCATGCGGCTAGCAAGCCTGACTTGCGAGTCAAAATGCGAGTAAAACATTATGCGCCAGTAAGTTATAGTACTCACGAAATCAATAGATTTTTCGACTTGATATACCTATTCCATGAGATAACATTCACATCAGCTTTATGAGCCTTGATAGATATACAAGGTTCCTTCCCTGTACGTATATCCCATATTGATATTGTTCCATCGGCGGAACAAGAGGCAAATACGTCGGCTTCTGTGGGACTCCACTGCAAAGACATAAATGTAATAGTTCAGACAATCACATTCAAAGAAACATGTGAATAGATATATGATACAGCATTCAGACATGCCTGTAAATCTTCAACACTGGCTGAGTGTCCAACAAATAGATTCACATCTACGTTCCAGTTAGATGGAGTCGGCTCCCACAGGTGAATGCTCTTATTGCAGTCACCTGCATAGAAAATGAATTAATTTAATCCATGAAAATGTGTACATGCCAAACTAAATGGTACCAATGATTTATGAGCACGGAATATAGGAAGACATGACGTGTTAAGTTCTCAACTATGGAAAcattttaaacatcacagcagatGACAAATATTGTGAAATGTGCAAGATCATATACACACCAGAAACAAGCTTCCAGTAACAAGTGGACTCCAATCAACTGCATATCCCTCAGCTTTATGGCCACTAAATACTTTCACAGGTGTCTGTCTGTGGATTACGTCATCTTCTTTGGGTGCAGGTGTCGCTGACTCTGCTAAAGAATTAAGGATGGAGCTCAAGTCCCACACCTGCAAATTTATCAACCAGGAACAGTTTAGCAATTCACAAAGAACTAGTCAGCATGGTGCGCTCTGTTTCTGGACATATGTTTTCAAAAAGAAATGTAACACATATGTATCCATTCTGTTACGATTTGGCGCAGCGGAGCCGTCTGCTGCTTCCCAAGGTGAAGACAGGACGAACCGGCAGAGATCTGAGCCGGATGCTGAAGGTTGGACAGAGGTGCGCTACAGGCACAACAGGAGACGCGGCAACCAAGCACATTCAAGGCGCTCACCCACCGGCAACACAGCTCCCCGCTCGGCCATTCATCAAATCGTCAAAGGCAAGTGCTTCCGCTGCCTCTCCAGAGGACACACAGCTGCTGCTTGCAGGGACCCAGTCCGATGCCTCACCTGCGGGCGCATCGGCCATAAAGCCAGGGACTGCAAGCCTCCGTCCAAGCAGCCACGACTCCAAGCCGCGCCCAAGCAACCTCCCCACCCCGAGGACATCGCTGCGTTCCCACTTCCCAGAGCTCCCTTCACCGGCAATGGCGCTGCCGGGAGCTCCTCAGCTTCGCCCGATGGAGACCGCGGCAACGGCGGCCACGAACACCGCCATGGAGGAGGAGCTGCAGCGCCTCTCCCGCTGCGCTATGGTGGCTTGTTTATGCAGGGAGCGGGATGATGTCAGCCCGGAGGAGGTCAAGCGGATGCTCTGCACCAAGCTGGGTGTCCTAGACAGGGACATCAAGGTCACGCGACACCGCCCAGAGGACTTCCTCATCGTCTTCGAGCACCAGCACCACCGTGACGCCGCTTTGGACATGAGGCGGCCTCAAGTCGGCAGCATCGGCATACGCTTCCTTCCCTGGCGTATCCTCCCCTACAGCGACCGCATCGAGCTGCGCCACCACGTCCGCCTCTGCCTTGAGGGAATCCCGGCCCACGCATGGAATGAGAGCATCGCGAAGAGGACCATTGCGAGGGCCTGCGACATCGACTACATGGAGGGGCGCTCGATCCGCCGCGACGACACCCGTGCGCTTTATCTCTGGGCGTGGACGCACGATCCCTCCGACATCCCCAAGGTAACGTGGCTGACACTTACAGGAGGCTCTGCGGTGGTGCATGAGGGCGCCGCCCCACCAAGAGGACGGTGTGGACTCACCTTCAGGGTCCTTGTCCACCTCGACATCGTCGAGCCACCACCGGATGAGTATGGTAACTCCATCGCGCGGACAATCGACTGGCGCTATGGCGTAGTCGATGGGGAACGCATCCCGCGGGAACGCCGCGACCCTCCACCAGACGCCAGCCGCGACCGAcgccgcgacgacgacgacgacagacgCGGCCGCCGCAGCGACAAGAACAGGGGCTGGGGCTCCAGGATGTTCCGCAGCCTATCCCGCGCGCCGAACAGGGATAGGGAGCGGGAGCGCTCCGCAtctcgccaggggcgccgccaCGACGCTGCTTCTTCGACGGGGGGGCGCCGACGCGCATCCTCGCAGGGGTCCCCCTCCGGCCTCAACAAGGCGTGCCGGGAGGTGCAAACTCCTGCTCCAGCACCTGAACCGCAGCGCGGGCGCAGCGTGGAGCGCAGCAGCCCGTGGCGTGGCGGGCATGTCCAGCGCTCGCCGCCCAGGGATGTCGCGCGCCAGCAGGACCACGGCTCACCACCAAGGGCTCTTGACTCCCCCCGGCTACGCGACACAAGGTGCAGCAACTTCAACGACAGGGACCgctccccgagcccaagtccgcAGGCGCTGCGCGTTCAGGCTGCACGGGCACATCCCCCGCTGACTCCCTCGTGCATTGCAGGGCTCCCCATCAGGACGAGAGGGGGGAGACATTGCGTCCATCTTTTGCCCGTTTCAAGCCGGGACGGGTCTTCACGCGCAGGCCTCGCAACGACAAGGCGTCGGCTACACCCCCGCCACCTGAAGACGCCGCGATCACAGCGCCCTACACCGCCCCTCCGGCTGTTACCCGTTTCAAGCCGGGACGCCACTACACCCGCAGGCCGCGCGGGCCTGGTGGCGTCAGGCCACATCGTCGCGGCACCTCACAGGCCTCCGCCGCGCCTCACGAGGCCAAGGGAGGCACACGGGCGGAGGCTTTCCTCTCCACCATTGCAAGGCCGGTGTCCCCCGCCCTACTTCGTCTTCCAACCGACAGGGGGGACGCGCGTCGTCGCCGCAAGACACCGCCAGCCCATCGTGGAGTCCGTCGCAGCGCCCGCATTGCGACAAGGGCATGGCCGAGGGGCAACACTGTGGACTGTGCCAGACAGATCCTCATGAAACGCCTAGGAGTCATGGAGGAGAAAGATGACCAATTCACCGACGACCAGTTCCTGCGCTACGTTCAGCTCTTCCAGGGCCACCTCGATGACACGGCGATTGCAGCTCTGACATCTCTGTGTGGCCTGGAGGACCCCCCGAACCTGGAGATCGGCCAAGTTTAGAGAACTGTCATCCACAAGGGGAACTTCATGTATCAACATGTTAGTCGTCAGTTTAGTTCTCATGTGTCGTCTTGTTAGTCGTCGCCTTCCTTCGCTGCAACAAGTTTGTCCCAGTGACGTCTGTATCGCCCGACCAGGCAAGGTGATAGCCAGGGGCCTCAAATCACCTTCGCTTGGGGCTGGCACATTTTGCTCCAATGCCGGCAAGGATCGCTGTGCTTCCTCCCCCGGTGCCGCCAGTTTAGTGAGTCTGGATATTTGTTTTTTCCTCCCCAAGTGGAAATCTTCAGAAACAGCTTTCTGCTGCTTGCTGTGCTCGCTGAATGCCTGGTTGCCTGTGTCTCATCTTCAGTGTTCGTTTTGCTGGCTCAACAGCCTGATGCCTGCTATCCAGCAACTTTGCCTTAGCCTGAATTCCCTTATGCAGGCGCCAGTAAGCCTAAGTTCTAGCATGCAAGCGAACGTGCACATCCCAGGGACATCAAAGCAGTCTTTATGGCTCAAAGAAATTGCAAATTGCTAAACTGGAATGTTAGAGGCCTAAACGACGCAGCAAGGCGTGATGCTGTCAGTGAGCTGGTAAGGGACACAGGAGCCACCATAGTCTGCCTGCAAGAGACAAAATTGCAACAGATAGATGCAAACATTGTTATGCAAACTGTTGGACAGTGTTTTGCAAATTCTTTCGCGGCGCTCCCGGCAGTCCAGACAAGAGGGGGCATCCTGCTTGCAGTCAATGAGGGCTATTTCGGCCTTTCCGACGTTCGGTACTCCCAGCACGCCATCACTGCAACTATCACCATGAGGGACACCAGCACCCAATGGCAAATCACGGTCGTTTACGGGCCACAaaatgatgatgagaaggtcatGTTTCTGCAGGAGCTCAAGTCCATCACAGCCCCCACACCCCACCGGCGATGGCTAATCCTGGGGGATTTTAATCTGATCTACCAGGCGCAAGACAAGAATAACACAAATCTGAATCGCCGCCTCATGGGTTCCTTCAAGGCAACAATTGATGAGCTAGGCCTCAAAGAGATCAGTTTAAATGGTCGCCGCTTCACTTGGACCAATGAGCAGGCTAACCCCACCATGACTAGGATTGACAGGCTTCTATGCACGCCAGaatgggagctactcttcccaTCTTGTTTCCTGCACTCCCTCCCATCCCTCATGTTGACCATTTCAGTAACAATTTTTTCCGCTTCGAGAACTTTTGGACAAAACTGGACGGCTTCCAGGAGGTCGTGCAAGCGGAATGGGGCAAACCAGCCAACACCACGCTACCCATCAAGCGTTTCCACATCAAAATGGCAAGGCTGGCTAAGAGGTTGAAGAAATGGCGAAAAGAAAAAATAGGGAACACAAGGCTACAGCTAGCCATCGCCAAGGAGATCCTTCTGCAACTGGAAATGGCGCAGGAATCAAGGCCCCTCTCCATTCCGGAGTTGCAGCTCAGAAAGCGCCTAAAAGCACGCAGCACGGGGCTGGCAGTCATTGAGAAATCGCGCATAAGACAGAGGTCTAGACTCACTTACATCCGCAGTGGCGATGCCAACACAAAATTATTCCACATGAAAGCAAACGCCCGACGAAGGAAAAATTACATTCACTGCTTACAGGAAGACGGAGGTTTGGTCTTCTCCTAGGAAGAGAAAGAAAAGGTGGCCGTAGATTATTTCAGTGAGCACCTGGGCACAGCCACAGCGAGGACTCTCTCCCTCAATTGGCAGGAACTAGGTTACACTCCAAGAGACCTGCATCACCTCGAGCTGCCTTTCTCCCAGGACGAAATTCGGTGCACCATTCACACAATGTCCTCCGAGAAAGCTCCAGGCCCAGACGGCTTCACGGGAGCCTTTTTTAAGGCGTGTTGGGACACAATCAAGGATGATTTATCAGAGGCTATA is a window from the Sorghum bicolor cultivar BTx623 chromosome 5, Sorghum_bicolor_NCBIv3, whole genome shotgun sequence genome containing:
- the LOC8083071 gene encoding glutamate-rich WD repeat-containing protein 1, which translates into the protein MSSGWGGCLGAAWSRGCLDGGLQSLALWPMRPQVWDLSSILNSLAESATPAPKEDDSTCYWKLVSGDCNKSIHLWEPTPSNWNVDVNLFVGHSASVEDLQWSPTEADVFASCSADGTISIWDIRTGKEPCISIKAHKADVNVISWNRLASRMIASGCDDGSFSVRDLRFIQEDSLVAHFEYHKKAITSIEWSPHEASSLAVTSEDHQLTIWDLSLERDAEEEAEFRAKMKEQANAPEDLPPQLLFVHQGQRDLKELHWHPQIPSMIISTAIDGFNVLMPSSIDTTIPSSTDTTVASSEP
- the LOC8083072 gene encoding zinc finger CCCH domain-containing protein 18, encoding MALPGAPQLRPMETAATAATNTAMEEELQRLSRCAMVACLCRERDDVSPEEVKRMLCTKLGVLDRDIKVTRHRPEDFLIVFEHQHHRDAALDMRRPQVGSIGIRFLPWRILPYSDRIELRHHVRLCLEGIPAHAWNESIAKRTIARACDIDYMEGRSIRRDDTRALYLWAWTHDPSDIPKVTWLTLTGGSAVVHEGAAPPRGRCGLTFRVLVHLDIVEPPPDEYGNSIARTIDWRYGVVDGERIPRERRDPPPDASRDRRRDDDDDRRGRRSDKNRGWGSRMFRSLSRAPNRDRERERSASRQGRRHDAASSTGGRRRASSQGSPSGLNKACREVQTPAPAPEPQRGRSVERSSPWRGGHVQRSPPRDVARQQDHGSPPRALDSPRLRDTRCSNFNDRDRSPSPSPQALRVQAARAHPPLTPSCIAGLPIRTRGGRHCVHLLPVSSRDGSSRAGLATTRRRLHPRHLKTPRSQRPTPPLRLLPVSSRDATTPAGRAGLVASGHIVAAPHRPPPRLTRPREAHGRRLSSPPLQGRCPPPYFVFQPTGGTRVVAARHRQPIVESVAAPALRQGHGRGATLWTVPDRSS